The DNA window GTGTTAATTAAACATTTATTTAAAAGAGAATCCTATATTTGTGCTTCTCACAAAGATTACCAGAAACCATTGATGAATTAAATGATGAAAAGCATAAACATGTGACCATTGATATTCATATATGAAAAAGATAACGTTAGGCATCAGCCTCCTCATCAGCACTGCATCGGCAGTATCGGCACAGACCGCCAAAACGGAACCGTTCCGAAATACAAAACTGCCGGTAGAACAGCGGATTGAAAACCTCCTTAGCCTTCTTACAGTAGATGAAAAAATAGGCATGATGATGGATAATTCCAAAGCCGTTCCGCGATTAGGCATTCCGGCATACGGCTGGTGGAACGAAGCGCTGCACGGGGTGGCCAGAGCCGGAACGGCTACCGTTTTTCCGCAGGCGATAGGACTGGCAGCGAGCTGGGACGTAACTGAACACCTGAAAACCTTTGAAATGATTTCCGATGAAGCCCGGGCCAAATACAACCGGTCTTTTGACGAAGCCGGCAAAACCGGACGCTACGAAGGACTCACGTTCTGGACGCCCAACATCAATATCTTCCGCGACCCGCGATGGGGAAGAGGTCAGGAGACTTACGGGGAAGACCCGTTCCTGACGGCTAGCCTGGGCGTAGCAGCCGTAAAAGGACTGCAGGGAAATGATCCCGACTATTTCAAAACCCACGCCTGCGCCAAACATTTCGCCGTACACAGCGGCCCGGAATGGAACCGGCATTCCTACAACGCCGAGATTTCGCACCGCGACCTTTACGAAACCTATCTTCCGGCGTTCAAGGCTTTGGTGATCGAAGGAAATGTAAGGGAAGTGATGTGTGCTTACAATGCTTTCGACGGCCAGCCTTGCTGCGCCAATGATTTTCTGGTCAGCGACATCTTACGCGGAAAATGGAAATACGACGGCATGGTGGTGTCCGATTGTTGGGCACTCGCCGATTTCTACCAGAAAAAATACCACGGCACCCACCCGGATGAAAAATCCACAGCAGCCGATGCACTGAAACATTCCACCGACCTGGAATGTGGCGATACATACAACAACCTTAATAAATCTCTTGCCAGCGGACTGATAACAGAGAATGACATCGATGCCTCCATGCGCAGGATCCTGAAAGGCTGGTTTGAATTAGGCATGCTCGATCCGAAATCGGCTGTACATTGGAACAACATTCCGTACACGGTAGTCGATTCTGAAGAACACAGGCAGCAGGCACTGAAAATGGCCCGGAAGTCGATTGTGCTTATGAAAAACGATAAAAATGTTTTACCATTAAACAAAAACATCAAAAAAATCGCCGTCGTAGGGCCAAATGCCGATGACGGACTGATGCAGCTCGGGAATTACAATGGAACACCTTCTTCTACCGTAACCATTTTAGACGGGATCAGAACCAAGTTCCCAAATGCGGAGATCATTTATGAAAAAGGTAGTGAAGTCACCGATCCGGCTTCCAGAACTTCACTGTACCAGAACTTTTTAAGCCAGAAAAACGGGGAGAAAGGCCTGAAGGTAGTGTTTTTCAACAACAACGAATTCAAAGGATCACCGGCCAATATTTCCGTCAATAAAACCGGGATCAGCTACAACAGTTTCGGCGGCACCCAGCTTGCCCCGAATGTCGGCAGGGAAAATACCTCTGCAAAAATTTCAGGAATTTTTAAAAGTACCTACACGGGCGATGTGATTTTCTCAGCATCTACTTCGGATGTGTACACGCTCTCTGTAGATGGCAAAGAAGTGGCTACCCGAAAAGGTCCCGATGCAAGGCATCCTTCGGAATTTCCTGTGAAAATGGAAAAAGGAAAAGAATATAAGATTGAACTTCAGCATAGGCAGATCGGTAAATACGTGAGCATCACCTTTGATGTGTACAGAAAAGATCCTGTCAATTTCGCTGCCGTAAAGGAAAAAGTGAAAGATGCGGAGGTCATCATTTTTGCAGGTGGACTGTCCCCAAGCCTGGAAGGAGAGGAAATGATGGTGAATGCAGAAGGCTTCAAAGGCGGTGACAAAACCAATATTGAGCTTCCGAAAGTGCAGCGCGAACTGTTGGCCGAATTGAGGAAAACCGGAAAACCCGTTGTTTTCGTGTTGTGTGCCGGAAGCGCCCTTGGATTGGAGCAGGATGAAAAAAATTATGATGCCCTGGTCAACGCCTGGTACGGCGGACAGTCCAGTGGTACGGCTGTAGCGGATGTCCTGTCCGGTGATTACAATCCGTCCGGAAAACTGCCTATTACCTTCTACAAGAGTATTGAGCAACTGGATAACGGGTTGTCCAAAACCAGCAAACATCAGGGATTTGAAAACTACGATATGCAGGGAAGGACCTACCGATATATGAAAGAAACGCCGTTATATCCATTCGGTCACGGATTAAGTTATTCCACTTTCTCCTACGGGAATGCGACACTCAGTAAAAACAGCATCAGTGCTAACGAAAACGTAATCATTTCCGTTCCTGTTACCAATACTTCAGGAAAAAACGGGGAGGAGGTCGTTGAGGTGTACATCAAACGCAACAATGATCCACTGGCTCCTGTAAAAACACTCAGGGCATTCCAAAGGATAGCCGTTCCGTCCAAGACCACTAAAACCGTTCAGCTGACCCTGTCTCCGGATTCGTTTATGTTCTATGACGAAAAAGCGGATGACCTGGTATCGAAACCCGGCGATTACACCATCCTGTATGGCGGAACATCAGCCGATTCGGGATTAAAAAGCCTTCTTTTGAAGGTAAAATAAGAATTAAACTTAAACCTTACAAAACCTCATAGATTTCTAAAACCTATGAGGTTTGATAAACAGACTTCATGAAAACAAAAAATACAATCTATGCCGCCGCCCTTTTCCTGACGGCCACTTTCTTTTCCGCTCAGTCTCAAAAGTCTAGTTTCAGCCTTGATCTGAACGGAGCTTCCACCGGTATTAAAATCCAGCCTACGATGTACGGGATTTTCTTCGAGGATATCAACTTTGCAGCCGATGGCGGATTGTATGCGGAACTGATCAAAAACCGCAGCTTCGAGTTTGACGAACCGCTGACCGGATGGAAGCAGCCCAATACGAAAACATTATCTCCAAACCTGGATTCCGGGTTTTTGACCATCATAACCGATAAGTCTAAACCTAATAAGAATTACGCAAGAGTTACGGTTTCGAACGACAAAAATTATCTGCTGGAAAACGAGGGATTCAGAGGAATCGGCCTGCATCAGGGTGGTAAATATGATTTAAATTTTAATTTGGAAAACGTTTCAGGAAACATTTCTGCCATCAACATCAGTCTTGTCGACGAAAACGGAACGGTAGTTTCTTCAGTTTCCAACATCATAAAAGGTAGTGGCTGGCAAAAATACAATGCGGTTTTCAATCCTTCCAAAACGATTGAAAAAGCAAAGCTTCAAATCACCTTTACCGGAAATGGAGTAGTAAATATGGATATGATCTCCCTGTTTCCCCAGGATACCTGGAAAGGAAGAAAAGGAGGTTTACGAAAAGATCTAGTGCAGAAATTATATGATTTACAGCCGGGATTTTTACGTTTTCCGGGTGGCTGTATTGTCGAAGGGAGGACGTTGGCAGAGCGTTATCAATGGAAAAAAACAATCGGTAAAGTAGAAGACCGGGAAAATTTAATTAATAAATGGAACAACGGATTCGCGCACCGGCTCACCCCGGATTACTGGCAATCCTTCGGGCTTGGCTTTTTTGAATATTTCCAACTGGCAGAAGATCTGGGGGCTGAACCGCTTCCGATCCTCAGCTGCGGGATGGCGTGCCAGTTTAATACTGCCGAACTCGTCAAAATGGAAGATCTGGATCCGTATGTTCAGGACGCTTTGGATCTGATAGAATTTGCCAACGGGAATTCCAACTCAAAATGGGGAAAAATTCGTGCTGAAATGGGACATCCGAAACCCTTTAATATGAAATTCATCGGGGTTGGAAACGAACAATGGGGAGCAGATTATATCGAACGCTATAAAGTTTTTGAAAAGGCCATTCATACCAAATATCCGGATATTAAGATCGTTTCCGGAAGCGGGCCTTCTCCCGACGGCGAATTCTTTGATTACGGATGGAAAGAGCTGAAAAAACTCAATGCCCAGATCGTCGACGAACATTACTACAATTCCCCGGAATGGTTTATGAAAAATGCCGGAAGATATGATAAATACGACCGTTCCGGACCTAAAGTTTTCGCCGGGGAATATGCCGCACAATCGGTGGGTGTCGTAAAACCGGACAATAAAAACAACTGGCTGACCGCACTTTCTGAAGGCGCTTTTATGACCGGACTGGAACGTAATGCAGATGTGGTGACCATGACATCTTACGCACCGCTTTTCGCCCACGCAGACGGATGGCAGTGGACGCCGGATTTGATTTGGTTTAATAATCTGAAATCTTACGCGACCCCGAATTATTACGTTCAGAAACTTTTTTCCAACAACAAAGGAACGGAAGTCCTGAAAATTACTGATCATGGCAAACCCATAACCGGTCAGGATCAGTTGTATGCCACGGCGGTAAAAGATGCTGATAGTAAAGAAACGATCATCAAACTGGTGAATACGGATGCTAAAAGTAAATCCGTAACCATCAATCCGGCAAACCTGAAACTTGGGAACACGTTGACCAAAATTACCCTGACGGCCCCTCAGCTTTCTACCGAGAACAGCTTTGAAAATGAACCCATTCAGCCCAAAGAAGAAACGGTAAGTCTCAAAAAAGGGAAAATGACGGTGGAAATTCCTTCGCAATCTCTCATAATTTTAAAGGTAAGTAATTTTAAATAATTGATAATCAATTATTAATAAAAATTAAGTGTATTTATTACATTTAATTGAAAAGAATCTTATATTTGTTTAAATCTCTGGAATGGAAAAGCTATAAAGAAGTTCAGACCGATTTTTTAGAAAGATTATCAAAAATCAAGCATTACGTTAATGAAAAAATATGTTATAGGATTAGACTACGGAACCGATTCCGTCCGGGCAGTCCTCATCGATACCAAAAACGGATCGGAACTGGCTTCCTCCGTAAGCTATTACCAACGCTGGAAAGAAGGCCTTTTCTGTAGTCCTGAAAAAAACAGATTCAGGCAGCATCCTTCAGACCATATCGAAGGGTTGGAAAAAACCATTACCGAAGTGGTCCGGCAAAGCGGGGTACAGCCGGAAGAAATCGTCAGCATCTGCATCGATACCACCGGATCATCTCCGCTACCTGTAACTCAGGAGGGAATAGCTCTTTCCTTAACGCCGGGCTTTGAAGAAAACCCGAATGCCATGATGGTGCTCTGGAAAGACCATACTGCCATCCGTGAGGCCGAAGAAATCAATACTCTTGCGAGAACATGGGGTGGCGAAGATTACACCCGTTTTGAAGGTGGCATCTACTCCTCCGAATGGTTCTGGGCCAAAATTTTGCACATCAACAGGGCAGATGAAGAAGTGAAAAATGCAGCGCATAGCTGGATGGAACACTGCGATTACATCACTTTCCTGTTGTCGGACCATAAAGATTTAAAAACATTCAAGAGAAGCCGTTGCGCAGCCGGACACAAAGCCATGTGGCATGAAAGCTGGGGCGGACTGCCTTCCGAAGATTTCCTCAACAGATTCGATCCGTCTTTGGGAGAACTGAGGGAACGGTTATATGATAAAACGTATACTTCTAACGAAATCGCCGGCCACCTTAACGAAGAATGGGCGCAGCGCTTAGGCTTAACGACTTCTACCGTCATTGCCGTTGGAACTTTCGATGCCCATTCCGGTGCCGTCGGTGCTAAAGTGGAGGAGAACACCCTGATCAGAATTATGGGAACCTCCACCTGCGACATTATGGTTGCCCCGAATGAAATCATTGGCGACAAAACCGTAAAAGGCATATGCGGCCAGGTAGACGGATCCGTGATCCCGGGAATGGCCGGGCTCGAAGCGGGACAATCTGCCTTCGGAGACGTACTTGCCTGGTTCCGCGACATTCTGATGTGGCCAGTGAACAACATGCTGCAACATTCCGAGATTATTTCTCCGGAACAGAAAGCGCAGCTTAAAGAAGAGTTTGAAAACAATTTGATTAAAAATCTAACCCTGGAAGCAGAAAAAATTCCGGCCGATGAAGCTTTACCGATAGCCCTTGACTGGGTCAACGGAAGAAGAACCCCGGATGCTAACCAGGAACTGAAAGCCGCCATCAGCCATCTTTCCCTGGGAACCAAAGCACCGCATATTTTCAAAGCTTTGGTCAATGCCATCTGTTTCGGTGCTAAAAAAATTGTAGACCGTTTCGAGGAAGAAGGCGTTCCTATCCATAAAGTGATCGGAATCGGGGGCGTTGCCAGAAAATCACCGTTCATTATGCAGACGTTGGCCAATGTGCTGGATATGCCGATCATCGTTGCCGCTTCAGACCAGGCTCCGGCGTTGGGTGCCGCCATTTATGCTGCCGTTGCCGCAGGCGTTTATCCTGATGTGCAGGAAGCCAGCCGGAAAATGGGCTCCGATTTTGAAGCCGAATACCATCCGCAGCCGGAACGTGTTCAGCAGTATGCCAGGTTGATGGAGCAGTACCAGCAGCTGGCTGATTTTACGGAAAGCGCTGTTAAGGTTAAAACCTTAACAGGGCTAAAAAACAAACAACATGAAAAAATATAAAGAACTTCAACGGGAGTGCTACGAAGCCAATATGCAGCTTGATGCGTTGAAGCTCGTGGTTTACACCTTCGGCAATGTAAGTGCTGTTGACCGCAACGAAGGCATTTTCGCCATCAAGCCAAGCGGTGTTCCATATGCGGATCTGAAACCGGAAGATATGGTGATCCTCGATTTCGATGCGAATGTCATTGAAGGCAACCTGAGACCGTCTTCCGATACCAAAACCCATGCGTACCTTTATAAAAACTGGGAAAACATCGGTGGAATTTCCCATACCCACGCCATTTATTCCGTAGCATGGGCACAGGCTCAGATGGACATTCCGATTTTCGGGACGACCCACGCGGATCACCTGACGTCAGATATTCCGTGTGCGCCTCCGATGGACGACAGCCTGATCGAAGGCAACTATGAATACAACACCGGCATCCAGATCCTCGACTGTTTCAGGGAGAAAAACCTTTCTCCTCAGGAGGTGGAAATGGTCCTGATCGGAAATCATGGTCCGTTTACCTGGGGGAAAAATGCCGAAAAGGCGGTGTACAACAGCAAAGTTCTGGAAACCATTGCTGAAATGGCCTATCTCACCCGGCAGATCAACCCGGACGCGCTCCGGTTAAAAGATTCTTTAATCAAAAAGCATTACGAAAGGAAGCATGGCAAGGGTGCTTATTACGGACAATAATTCTGTACAATGTACAATGTAAAAATGTATAGTGTACTTTTTACATTGTACGCCGATACATTTTACAATAAAAATAATTATCAATCATCATTTATAAACTATGTTAACACCTCTCAATACGAAAGAAATCTGGTTCATTACCGGAAGCCAGCATTTATACGGTCCTGAAACACTGGCACAGGTTGCCGAGCACTCGGCGAAAATCGTGGAAGCGTTCAATGCTTCGTCACAGATTCCTGTAAAAGTGGTTTTAAAGCCGACCGTAAAAACCACGGAAGAAATTTTCGAAACCCTGGTAGCTGCCAACCATACTGCCGACTGTACCGGCGTAGTGACCTGGATGCATACCTTTTCACCCGCAAAAATGTGGATCCGTGGACTGACCGCTTTGCAGAAACCTTTATTGCACCTTCACACCCAGTTCAACCAGGACATTCCTTGGTCAACGATGGATATGGATTTCATGAACCTGAACCAGGCTGCACACGGCGACCGTGAATTCGGATTTATGGTGAGCCGTCTTCGCAAGAATAGGAAAGTGGTGGTAGGATACTGGGCGGAAGAAAGGGTACAGAAGCAGATCGGCGACTGGAGCCGCGTGGCTGCCGGCTGGGACGACTGGCAGGGTGCCAAGTTCGCGCGTTTCGGAGATAACATGAGATATGTGGCCGTTACCGATGGCGATAAAGTGGAGGCAGAAACCCAATTCGGATTTTCCGTAAATACTTGGGGAATCGGGGATTTGGTAAGCGTGATCAACGGCGTCGGGGAAGGTGAAGTAAAAACCCTGATCGAAGAATACGAAGCCTCTTATCGGATGGCAGAATCCCTGCTTTCCGGCGGTGCCAACAGAAAATCTCTGGAAACGGCTGCAAGAATTGAATTAGGATTGGAAAAATTCCTGAAAGACGGAAATTTCAAAGGCTTTTCTGATACTTTTGAAGACCTTCACGGGATAGAACAGCTTCCGGGAATCGCCGTACAAAGGCTGATGGAAAAAGGGTACGGTTTTGCCGGCGAAGGTGATTGGAAAACGGCAGCCCTGGTAAGAGCTATGAAAACAATGGGCCAGGGCTTACAGGGCGGAAACGCATTCATGGAAGATTATACCTACCATCTGAATCCATCCAATCCATCCATTTTAGGTTCCCACATGCTGGAAGTGGATCCGGTACTGGCAGCCGATAAACCTTCGTGTGAAATTCACCCATTGGGAATCGGAGGAAAGGCCGATCCGGTCAGACTGGTTTTCAATTCAAGAGGAAATACCGATTCGCTGGTTGCGGCTTTGATGGATTTCGGAAACCATTTCAGATTGCTGATCAATAAAACAAAATCCCTGGATATTACTGAAGAACTTCCGAAACTTCCGGTAGCAAGAGTGCTCTGGAAACCGCTTCCTGACCTGTACACGGCTGCTGAAGCGTGGATCCTGGCCGGCGGTGCACATCATACGTGCTACAGTGAAAACCTGACGGTGGACCAGCTGGAAGACTTTGCAGAAATGGCGAATATTGAGTCGCTGGTCATCGATGAAAACACGAAAATCCGTGATTTTAAAAACACCCTTCGCTGGAATGAAATCTATTACCGTTAATTCTTCAACAAATATCGTTTATTATGAAAAAAATAGGAGGTTGTGTATTCATTTTATTGGCAGTTTTATGTATTTTCGGCTGCAATAAAAAGGAAAACAACAATAAAACGAACTCAGATACCATGGAAAATGTACAGGTTTCAGATTACGGGGTTACCGCAAAAGGGGATTCCATCAAAAAATATACGTTGAGCAATAAAAACGGGATGAAAGTGGAGATCATCAATTACGGTGGAATCATCACTTCCCTTACGGCTCCCGATAAAAACGGGAAATACCAGGATGTAGTGCTGGGTTTTACCAAACCTGAAGATTACTTCAATGGAAATCCGTATTATTTCGGCGCACTGATCGGAAGATACGGAAACCGGATTGCCAATGCTAAATTCACATTGGATGGCAAGACCTATGACATCGATAAAAATGATGGCCCAAATAGTCTCCACGGAGGAAAAGAGGGATTCCATACTAAAATTTGGACCGTCGAACCTGTGAAAGATGCGAAGTTACCAACTTTAAAATTAACCTATGTAAGTGCTGACGGTGAAGAAGGATATCCGGGAGAACTTACCACTACAGTTCTGTACACCCTAACCGACGATAATGCCCTGGAAATTTCTTACGAAGCGGAAACCGATAAAGCGACTGTCGTAAATCTGACGCAGCATTCATATTTCAATCTTTCCGGAAACTTTTCCAACCTGATTACCGATCACGAATTGCAGATCAATGCCGATACATTTTTACCGGTGAACAAAACGCTTATTCCTGTAGGAGAGCAGAAAGAGGTTAAAGGAACTCCGTTTGATTTCACGGCTGCCAAAGCCATCGGAAAAGATATCAATGCAGAAGACGAACAGCTGAAGCTGGGCGGCGGTTATGACCACAACTGGATCCTGAACGGAAACGGAATGAGAACCATTGCAACCGTATACCAGCCGGCCAGCGGAAGAGTGATGGAAGTAATGACCGACCAGCCGGGCGTTCAGTTTTATTCCGGAAACTTTCTGGACGGAAAATTTGATACCAAAACCGGTGGCAAATACGAAAAGAGAAGCGGATTCTGTTTGGAAACCCAGCATTATCCGGATTCTCCGAACCAGCCGGCTTTCCCGACCACGGAACTGAAGCCCGGACAGAAATACCAGACTAAAACCATCTATAAATTTTCAGTTAAAAAATAAACTATGGGACAACTAGCAACCATTGATATCATCATATTTCTCATTTATTTTGTGGTGGTAGCCGGATACGGACTCTGGATTTACAAAAAGAAAAAATCCGAGTCTACCGGAAGTAAAGATTATTTCCTTGCCGAAGGATCGCTCACATGGTGGGCCATCGGTGCCAGTTTGATCGCCTCTAACATTTCGGCGGAACAATTCATCGGAATGAGCGGTGAAGGATTCTTCGTGGGAGTGGCCGTTGCCGCCTACGAATGGATCGCAGCCGTAGCCTTGATCATTATCGCCGTATGGTTTATTCCGATCTATCTTAAAAACAAGATTTATACGATGCCGCAGTTCCTGGAAACTCGTTATAACAAATCGGTTTCCCTGATCATGGCCGTGTTCTGGCTGTTTTTATATGTTATCGTAAACCTGACTTCCATCCTTTATCTTGGAGCTTTGGCGATTGATACCTTATTGGGCGGTGAACACCTTCACATCATTATGATCGTCCTTTTGCTGATGGCTTTGCTCATCGGTCTGGGAGGAATGAAAGTAATCGGGTACACCGATGTAATCCAGGTAGCGGTACTGATCATCGGTGGTTTTGCTACCGTGTATATGGCCCTGCAGATCGTTGACCAAAGAATCAACGGGGTAGCGGTAGGAAATGCATTTGCCGGATTCAATACTTTGATGAACGAAGCGCCGGGTCACTTCAAGCTGATGCTTGATAAACCGACAACGACAACGACAACTTTGGGAATGCCACAAAATCTGGAAGTTCAGAAATATGTCGTATTACCGGGACTGGCCATGTATTTCGCAGGACAATGGATTGTAAACCTGAACTATTGGGGCTGCAACCAGTACATCACCCAGCGTGCTTTGGGGGCAGACCTTAAAACAGCGAGAACCGGGATTCTGTTTGCCGGATTTTTAAAGCTTTTCATGCCGATCATTGTGATGCTTCCGGGAATTGCAGCGTATGTGCTGTATACCAAAGGACAGCTTCCCGGATTCAACGGCGTAAAAGACGGTGCCTATTCTGCAATTCTTACTTTCCTTCCTTCCGGATTGAAAGGTCTGGCGGTGGCGGCATTAACAGCAGCCATCGTAGCTTCCCTGGCCGGAAAAGTAAACAGTATCTCTACGATTTTTACTTTAGATATCTATAAAAAATACCTGAAAGCAGATGCTACCGAAATCCAGATGGTAAGAACCGGAAGATGGGTCATCATCATCGCAATGATGGTCGCGCTTGCCTTTACCTGGACCGACGTTCTGGGCATCGGTGGAGAAGGCGGATTCACCTTTATCCAGAAATACACCGGATTTATCAGCCCGGGGGTTTTCGCCATGTTCTTACTGGGAATGTTCTGGAAGAGAACAACCGGAACGGCTGCTTTGGTGGGAGTCATCTTAGGTTTTGTATTGGCGATCTTCTTCAACAGCTTTGCCATCGGCATCTTTGGAAAAGAAACCTGGCTGTATACGGCATTCACCTATGAAAAGCTGGAAAACGGCGTGGTGCATACCATCACCGAAATTCCATTCCTCATCAATATGGGATGGTCGTTTTTCATCACCATCGTCGTGATGGTACTGATCAGCTTAGCTGGTCCGAAAGTTAACCCGAAAGCTTTTGCCATCGACAGCAAAATGTTCAAGGTAGATCCAAGAACGATGATACTTATTGTAGTTACTTTATTATTGCTTACCGCTATTTATGTAAGATTCTGGTAAGTTTTAAT is part of the Chryseobacterium camelliae genome and encodes:
- a CDS encoding glycoside hydrolase family 3 C-terminal domain-containing protein yields the protein MKKITLGISLLISTASAVSAQTAKTEPFRNTKLPVEQRIENLLSLLTVDEKIGMMMDNSKAVPRLGIPAYGWWNEALHGVARAGTATVFPQAIGLAASWDVTEHLKTFEMISDEARAKYNRSFDEAGKTGRYEGLTFWTPNINIFRDPRWGRGQETYGEDPFLTASLGVAAVKGLQGNDPDYFKTHACAKHFAVHSGPEWNRHSYNAEISHRDLYETYLPAFKALVIEGNVREVMCAYNAFDGQPCCANDFLVSDILRGKWKYDGMVVSDCWALADFYQKKYHGTHPDEKSTAADALKHSTDLECGDTYNNLNKSLASGLITENDIDASMRRILKGWFELGMLDPKSAVHWNNIPYTVVDSEEHRQQALKMARKSIVLMKNDKNVLPLNKNIKKIAVVGPNADDGLMQLGNYNGTPSSTVTILDGIRTKFPNAEIIYEKGSEVTDPASRTSLYQNFLSQKNGEKGLKVVFFNNNEFKGSPANISVNKTGISYNSFGGTQLAPNVGRENTSAKISGIFKSTYTGDVIFSASTSDVYTLSVDGKEVATRKGPDARHPSEFPVKMEKGKEYKIELQHRQIGKYVSITFDVYRKDPVNFAAVKEKVKDAEVIIFAGGLSPSLEGEEMMVNAEGFKGGDKTNIELPKVQRELLAELRKTGKPVVFVLCAGSALGLEQDEKNYDALVNAWYGGQSSGTAVADVLSGDYNPSGKLPITFYKSIEQLDNGLSKTSKHQGFENYDMQGRTYRYMKETPLYPFGHGLSYSTFSYGNATLSKNSISANENVIISVPVTNTSGKNGEEVVEVYIKRNNDPLAPVKTLRAFQRIAVPSKTTKTVQLTLSPDSFMFYDEKADDLVSKPGDYTILYGGTSADSGLKSLLLKVK
- a CDS encoding alpha-L-arabinofuranosidase C-terminal domain-containing protein produces the protein MKTKNTIYAAALFLTATFFSAQSQKSSFSLDLNGASTGIKIQPTMYGIFFEDINFAADGGLYAELIKNRSFEFDEPLTGWKQPNTKTLSPNLDSGFLTIITDKSKPNKNYARVTVSNDKNYLLENEGFRGIGLHQGGKYDLNFNLENVSGNISAINISLVDENGTVVSSVSNIIKGSGWQKYNAVFNPSKTIEKAKLQITFTGNGVVNMDMISLFPQDTWKGRKGGLRKDLVQKLYDLQPGFLRFPGGCIVEGRTLAERYQWKKTIGKVEDRENLINKWNNGFAHRLTPDYWQSFGLGFFEYFQLAEDLGAEPLPILSCGMACQFNTAELVKMEDLDPYVQDALDLIEFANGNSNSKWGKIRAEMGHPKPFNMKFIGVGNEQWGADYIERYKVFEKAIHTKYPDIKIVSGSGPSPDGEFFDYGWKELKKLNAQIVDEHYYNSPEWFMKNAGRYDKYDRSGPKVFAGEYAAQSVGVVKPDNKNNWLTALSEGAFMTGLERNADVVTMTSYAPLFAHADGWQWTPDLIWFNNLKSYATPNYYVQKLFSNNKGTEVLKITDHGKPITGQDQLYATAVKDADSKETIIKLVNTDAKSKSVTINPANLKLGNTLTKITLTAPQLSTENSFENEPIQPKEETVSLKKGKMTVEIPSQSLIILKVSNFK
- a CDS encoding ribulokinase, producing MKKYVIGLDYGTDSVRAVLIDTKNGSELASSVSYYQRWKEGLFCSPEKNRFRQHPSDHIEGLEKTITEVVRQSGVQPEEIVSICIDTTGSSPLPVTQEGIALSLTPGFEENPNAMMVLWKDHTAIREAEEINTLARTWGGEDYTRFEGGIYSSEWFWAKILHINRADEEVKNAAHSWMEHCDYITFLLSDHKDLKTFKRSRCAAGHKAMWHESWGGLPSEDFLNRFDPSLGELRERLYDKTYTSNEIAGHLNEEWAQRLGLTTSTVIAVGTFDAHSGAVGAKVEENTLIRIMGTSTCDIMVAPNEIIGDKTVKGICGQVDGSVIPGMAGLEAGQSAFGDVLAWFRDILMWPVNNMLQHSEIISPEQKAQLKEEFENNLIKNLTLEAEKIPADEALPIALDWVNGRRTPDANQELKAAISHLSLGTKAPHIFKALVNAICFGAKKIVDRFEEEGVPIHKVIGIGGVARKSPFIMQTLANVLDMPIIVAASDQAPALGAAIYAAVAAGVYPDVQEASRKMGSDFEAEYHPQPERVQQYARLMEQYQQLADFTESAVKVKTLTGLKNKQHEKI
- a CDS encoding L-ribulose-5-phosphate 4-epimerase; translation: MKKYKELQRECYEANMQLDALKLVVYTFGNVSAVDRNEGIFAIKPSGVPYADLKPEDMVILDFDANVIEGNLRPSSDTKTHAYLYKNWENIGGISHTHAIYSVAWAQAQMDIPIFGTTHADHLTSDIPCAPPMDDSLIEGNYEYNTGIQILDCFREKNLSPQEVEMVLIGNHGPFTWGKNAEKAVYNSKVLETIAEMAYLTRQINPDALRLKDSLIKKHYERKHGKGAYYGQ
- the araA gene encoding L-arabinose isomerase, encoding MLTPLNTKEIWFITGSQHLYGPETLAQVAEHSAKIVEAFNASSQIPVKVVLKPTVKTTEEIFETLVAANHTADCTGVVTWMHTFSPAKMWIRGLTALQKPLLHLHTQFNQDIPWSTMDMDFMNLNQAAHGDREFGFMVSRLRKNRKVVVGYWAEERVQKQIGDWSRVAAGWDDWQGAKFARFGDNMRYVAVTDGDKVEAETQFGFSVNTWGIGDLVSVINGVGEGEVKTLIEEYEASYRMAESLLSGGANRKSLETAARIELGLEKFLKDGNFKGFSDTFEDLHGIEQLPGIAVQRLMEKGYGFAGEGDWKTAALVRAMKTMGQGLQGGNAFMEDYTYHLNPSNPSILGSHMLEVDPVLAADKPSCEIHPLGIGGKADPVRLVFNSRGNTDSLVAALMDFGNHFRLLINKTKSLDITEELPKLPVARVLWKPLPDLYTAAEAWILAGGAHHTCYSENLTVDQLEDFAEMANIESLVIDENTKIRDFKNTLRWNEIYYR
- a CDS encoding aldose epimerase family protein, which gives rise to MKKIGGCVFILLAVLCIFGCNKKENNNKTNSDTMENVQVSDYGVTAKGDSIKKYTLSNKNGMKVEIINYGGIITSLTAPDKNGKYQDVVLGFTKPEDYFNGNPYYFGALIGRYGNRIANAKFTLDGKTYDIDKNDGPNSLHGGKEGFHTKIWTVEPVKDAKLPTLKLTYVSADGEEGYPGELTTTVLYTLTDDNALEISYEAETDKATVVNLTQHSYFNLSGNFSNLITDHELQINADTFLPVNKTLIPVGEQKEVKGTPFDFTAAKAIGKDINAEDEQLKLGGGYDHNWILNGNGMRTIATVYQPASGRVMEVMTDQPGVQFYSGNFLDGKFDTKTGGKYEKRSGFCLETQHYPDSPNQPAFPTTELKPGQKYQTKTIYKFSVKK